A genomic region of Trichothermofontia sichuanensis B231 contains the following coding sequences:
- the fusA gene encoding elongation factor G: MARTVPLERIRNIGIAAHIDAGKTTTTERILFYSGVVHKMGEVHDGTAVTDWMAQERERGITITAAAISTTWLDHQINIIDTPGHVDFTIEVERSMRVLDGVIAVFCSVGGVQPQSETVWRQADRYRVPRIAFVNKMDRTGANFYKVYNQLIDRLRTNAVAIQIPIGSESEFQGLVDLVEMRAYIYTNDVGTDILETDIPGDMQELAHEYRTKLIEAVAEADDDLMEKYLGEEEISIAEIKAALRKGTIEGTIVPVLCGSAFKNKGIQRLLDAVIDYLPSPIDVPPIQGTLPNGDTAERRADDAEPLAALAFKIMADPYGRLTFIRVYSGVLQKGSYVLNATKGKKERISRLIVLKADERIEVDELRAGDLGAALGLKDTFTGDTICQEDSPIILESLFIPEPVISVAVEPKTKQDMEKLSKALQSLAEEDPTFRVSIDPETNQTVIAGMGELHLEILVDRMMREFKVEANVGAPQVAYRETIRKSVRAEGKFVRQSGGKGQYGHVVIELEPGEPGSGFEFVSKIVGGAIPKEYVPAAEQGMKEACESGILAGYPVIDLKATLVDGSYHEVDSSEMAFKIAGSMAIKDAVMKASPVLLEPTMKVEVEVPENFLGDVIGDLNSRRGQVEGMGSEDGIAKVSAKVPLAEMFGYATDIRSMTQGRGIFSMEFSHYAEVPRNVAEAIIAKSKGNA, translated from the coding sequence GTGGCTAGGACAGTCCCGCTTGAACGCATCCGCAATATTGGGATTGCGGCCCATATTGATGCGGGCAAAACGACAACGACCGAGCGTATCTTGTTCTATTCCGGTGTAGTGCACAAAATGGGCGAGGTCCATGATGGCACCGCAGTGACTGACTGGATGGCGCAGGAACGAGAGCGCGGCATTACGATCACGGCTGCCGCTATCAGTACCACTTGGTTAGATCACCAGATCAACATCATTGATACCCCTGGCCACGTTGATTTCACGATCGAAGTGGAGCGCTCCATGCGGGTACTGGACGGGGTGATTGCCGTCTTCTGTTCCGTGGGGGGGGTGCAACCCCAGTCGGAAACCGTGTGGCGTCAGGCCGATCGCTATCGGGTTCCGCGCATTGCCTTTGTGAACAAAATGGATCGGACTGGGGCCAACTTTTACAAGGTTTACAACCAGTTGATCGATCGCCTCCGTACCAATGCTGTAGCTATTCAAATTCCGATCGGCAGTGAAAGCGAGTTCCAGGGGCTGGTCGATTTGGTAGAGATGCGTGCCTACATCTACACCAACGATGTCGGTACTGACATTCTGGAAACGGATATTCCTGGCGATATGCAGGAATTGGCCCATGAGTATCGGACCAAACTGATCGAAGCCGTAGCAGAAGCCGACGACGATTTGATGGAGAAGTATCTCGGTGAAGAAGAGATCAGCATTGCCGAGATCAAAGCGGCTCTGCGCAAGGGAACGATCGAGGGCACGATCGTGCCTGTTCTATGTGGGTCAGCCTTTAAGAATAAGGGGATCCAGCGGTTACTGGATGCCGTGATCGACTACCTGCCTTCGCCCATTGATGTTCCGCCGATTCAGGGGACTCTACCCAATGGGGATACGGCGGAGCGTCGCGCCGACGATGCTGAACCCTTGGCCGCACTAGCCTTTAAGATCATGGCTGACCCCTACGGGCGGTTGACCTTTATTCGGGTTTATTCCGGCGTCCTGCAAAAGGGAAGCTATGTGTTAAATGCGACCAAGGGTAAGAAAGAGCGGATTTCGCGTTTGATCGTGCTCAAGGCTGACGAGCGGATTGAAGTCGACGAGCTACGCGCTGGCGACTTGGGGGCGGCCTTGGGGCTGAAGGATACCTTTACGGGGGATACCATTTGCCAGGAAGACAGCCCGATCATCCTGGAATCCCTGTTTATCCCTGAACCAGTGATTTCGGTCGCGGTCGAACCCAAGACCAAGCAGGACATGGAGAAGCTTTCCAAAGCCCTCCAGTCCCTGGCGGAAGAAGATCCGACCTTCCGGGTGAGCATTGACCCTGAAACCAACCAGACGGTGATTGCGGGGATGGGGGAATTGCACCTGGAAATTCTGGTCGATCGCATGATGCGGGAATTCAAGGTGGAAGCCAACGTTGGTGCGCCGCAGGTGGCCTATCGGGAAACCATACGCAAGAGCGTGCGGGCCGAAGGCAAGTTTGTGCGCCAGTCAGGGGGTAAGGGTCAATACGGCCATGTTGTGATTGAACTCGAACCCGGCGAACCGGGATCGGGCTTTGAGTTTGTGTCCAAGATCGTGGGGGGTGCGATTCCCAAGGAATACGTGCCTGCCGCGGAACAGGGCATGAAGGAAGCCTGCGAATCTGGTATTCTAGCTGGGTATCCAGTGATTGACCTGAAAGCAACGCTGGTGGATGGGTCTTACCACGAAGTAGACTCGTCGGAAATGGCATTCAAGATTGCTGGCTCGATGGCGATTAAGGATGCCGTGATGAAGGCGTCCCCCGTCCTCCTTGAACCGACGATGAAGGTGGAAGTTGAAGTCCCCGAAAACTTCCTGGGCGATGTCATTGGTGACTTGAACTCCCGTCGAGGCCAGGTTGAGGGCATGGGGTCGGAAGACGGAATCGCGAAGGTTAGCGCGAAAGTCCCCCTCGCCGAGATGTTTGGTTACGCAACCGACATTCGTTCAATGACCCAGGGTCGGGGTATTTTTTCGATGGAATTCAGCCATTACGCTGAGGTTCCTCGGAATGTGGCCGAAGCGATCATCGCTAAAAGCAAAGGGAACGCATAA